A single region of the Oryzias melastigma strain HK-1 linkage group LG23, ASM292280v2, whole genome shotgun sequence genome encodes:
- the atp5f1c gene encoding ATP synthase subunit gamma, mitochondrial isoform X2: protein MRSSGCLTFIAAAMFARSSALVFLPQCGQVRNMATLKDITIRLKSIKNIQKITKSMKMVAAAKYARAERQLKPARVYGTGALALYEKAEIKAPEEKATKHLLVGVTSDRGLCGAIHSGVAKTIKNEIANLTGAGKEVMVVNVGDKLRGLLHRTHGKHIMLNCKEIGRKPPSFGDASIIATELLNSGYEFDQGSIIFNRFRSVISYKTDQKPVFSTDVVANSENMGIYDDIDADVLRNYQEFALVNVIYLALRESSTSEQSARMTAMDSASKNASEMIDKLTLTFNRTRQAVITKELIEIISGAAAL, encoded by the exons ATGCGCAGTTCTGGGTGTCTGACCTTCATTGCTGCAGCCATGTTCGCCCGGAGCAGCGCGTTGGTTTTCCTCCCACAATG tggGCAGGTCAGGAACATGGCCACCTTGAAGGACA TCACCATCCGCCTGAAGTCCATCAAGAACATCCAGAAGATCACAAAGTCCATGAAGATGGTGGCCGCCGCTAAGTACGCCCGCGCTGAGCGGCAGCTGAAGCCGGCCCGCGTCTACGGCACCGGAGCTCTGG CTCTGTACGAGAAGGCCGAGATCAAGGCGCCCGAGGAGAAGGCCACCAAGCACCTGCTGGTCGGCGTGACCTCTGACCGTGGGCTCTGCGGCGCCATCCACTCCGGCGTTGCCAAGACCATAAAGAACGAGATCGCCAACCTGACCGGCGCCGGCAAGGAGGTGATGGTGGTCAACGTGGGGGACAAGCTGAGAGGCCTGCTGCACAG AACTCACGGCAAGCACATCATGCTGAACTGTAAGGAGATCGGACGCAAACCGCCCAGCTTCGGCGACGCCTCCATCATCGCCACCGAGCTGCTCAACTCCGGATACGAGTTCGACCAGGGCTCCATCATCTTCAACAGATTCAG GTCCGTCATCTCCTACAAGACGGACCAGAAGCCGGTGTTTTCCACTGACGTCGTGGCCAACTCAG AGAACATGGGGATCTACGACGACATCGACGCCGACGTGCTGAGGAACTACCAGGAGTTCGCTCTGGTCAACGTCATCTACCTGGCTCTGAGGGAGTCCTCCACCAGCGAGCAGAGCGCCAGGATGACGGCCATGGACAGCGCCAGCAAGAACGCCT CTGAGATGATCGACAAGCTGACTCTAACCTTCAACCGCACCCGGCAGGCCGTCATCACCAAGGAGCTCATTGAGATCATCTCTGGAGCCGCCGCTCTGTGA
- the atp5f1c gene encoding ATP synthase subunit gamma, mitochondrial isoform X1 has protein sequence MRSSGCLTFIAAAMFARSSALVFLPQCGQVRNMATLKDITIRLKSIKNIQKITKSMKMVAAAKYARAERQLKPARVYGTGALALYEKAEIKAPEEKATKHLLVGVTSDRGLCGAIHSGVAKTIKNEIANLTGAGKEVMVVNVGDKLRGLLHRTHGKHIMLNCKEIGRKPPSFGDASIIATELLNSGYEFDQGSIIFNRFRSVISYKTDQKPVFSTDVVANSENMGIYDDIDADVLRNYQEFALVNVIYLALRESSTSEQSARMTAMDSASKNASEMIDKLTLTFNRTRQAVITKELIEIISGAAAL, from the exons ATGCGCAGTTCTGGGTGTCTGACCTTCATTGCTGCAGCCATGTTCGCCCGGAGCAGCGCGTTGGTTTTCCTCCCACAATG tggGCAGGTCAGGAACATGGCCACCTTGAAGGACA TCACCATCCGCCTGAAGTCCATCAAGAACATCCAGAAGATCACAAAGTCCATGAAGATGGTGGCCGCCGCTAAGTACGCCCGCGCTGAGCGGCAGCTGAAGCCGGCCCGCGTCTACGGCACCGGAGCTCTGG CTCTGTACGAGAAGGCCGAGATCAAGGCGCCCGAGGAGAAGGCCACCAAGCACCTGCTGGTCGGCGTGACCTCTGACCGTGGGCTCTGCGGCGCCATCCACTCCGGCGTTGCCAAGACCATAAAGAACGAGATCGCCAACCTGACCGGCGCCGGCAAGGAGGTGATGGTGGTCAACGTGGGGGACAAGCTGAGAGGCCTGCTGCACAG AACTCACGGCAAGCACATCATGCTGAACTGTAAGGAGATCGGACGCAAACCGCCCAGCTTCGGCGACGCCTCCATCATCGCCACCGAGCTGCTCAACTCCGGATACGAGTTCGACCAGGGCTCCATCATCTTCAACAGATTCAG GTCCGTCATCTCCTACAAGACGGACCAGAAGCCGGTGTTTTCCACTGACGTCGTGGCCAACTCAG AGAACATGGGGATCTACGACGACATCGACGCCGACGTGCTGAGGAACTACCAGGAGTTCGCTCTGGTCAACGTCATCTACCTGGCTCTGAGGGAGTCCTCCACCAGCGAGCAGAGCGCCAGGATGACGGCCATGGACAGCGCCAGCAAGAACGCCT CTGAGATGATCGACAAGCTGACTCTAACCTTCAACCGCACCCGGCAGGCCGTCATCACCAAGGAGCTCATTGAGATCATCTCTGGAGCCGCCGCTCT ATAA